TATCGATATAATAGCGGTCCAGTGCAGTCTTGAGTTCGGCGATATCGGCAATGGCCTTGGTGCGTTTGGCCTTGTCGGTGGCGCCACGCAGGCTCTGCACCACTAAGGTGGCAAGCAGTCCGAGGATCAGGATAACCACCATTATTTCGATCAGAGTGAAACCCTGTTCCGTCCGACGCCGTGAGCTCATTGCCTGCCTCTATTGTATTATCTGATTGAGCTGAAAGATTGGCAGCAGCACCGCCAGAATCATGAAGACTATCATGCCCGCCATCACGATGGTCATAACCGGTTCCAGCAAGGTTGTCATCTGCGCCAGCGAGGCCGAGACCTCACGTTCATAGGCGCCGGCGGCCCGCTCCAACATCAGCTCCAGTTCCCCCGAGCGTTCGCCCACCCGAATCATTTCGACCAGCATGGGCGGAAACAGGCGTGAAGCGGCCAGGGTCTGACCCATCCCGTGCCCCTCGCGGATGCTGTCGCGACTCTTCTGTACCGCGTCGGCCAGCAGGCGGTTGGTCACCACCAGCCGCACCGCATCCATCGCGGGCAAGACCTGCACTCCGCTAGCTAGCAAAGTTGATAGCGTGCGGGCGAAGCGGGCGGTAATCACTTTGGTCACCGTGTCCCCAATATAGGGACATTTAAGCACCAAGCGGTCGTAGCGATAGCGCCCGTTTGAGGTGGAAATGTAGTAGCTCAGACCACCCACCATGGCCAGCGCGCCCAGGCCGATGAGCCACCAATAGGTGGTCAGAAAAGCGGCAAAGCCGACCAGGAGCTGGGTGGCCAGCGGAAGCGCGCTGCTGTTCTGAGTAAAGACGGTGGCCACTTGCGGCACCACGTAGGTGACCAGAAAGCCCATGATTCCAGTTCCCACCACCATCATGATAAGCGGGTAAGTAAGCGCGCCGCGAACTTTGCGCACCAGTTCGGCTTGGGATTCGCTGTAGTCAGCCAGCCGGTCGAGCACGGTTTCCAGGGCACCGGCAGCTTCGCCCGCTCTTACCATCGCCACGTACAGCTCTGAAAAGATGTCGGAGTGCAACGCCAGCGCGTCGGCCAACGAGGTGCCCTCGCGTACCCGCTCGCGAACTTGCGAGAGCATCTTCTTGACCCCAGCGCGATTGGCCTGATCGGTGAGCAGGCTCAAGGCATCCACCAGCGGCACGCCACCGGTGAGCAGGGAACCCAGTTGGCGGGTCAGCAAGGCTATGTCGCCGGCGGACATGCGCAGTCGAAAGACTGGCAGATAGGAGCGCCAATCGCG
Above is a genomic segment from Candidatus Binataceae bacterium containing:
- a CDS encoding prepilin-type N-terminal cleavage/methylation domain-containing protein; protein product: MSSRRRTEQGFTLIEIMVVILILGLLATLVVQSLRGATDKAKRTKAIADIAELKTALDRYYID
- the gspF gene encoding type II secretion system inner membrane protein GspF; amino-acid sequence: MPVFGYRGLATDGRTVSGVIDADSARAARGKLRTLGVFPTDISEEVISRARDWRSYLPVFRLRMSAGDIALLTRQLGSLLTGGVPLVDALSLLTDQANRAGVKKMLSQVRERVREGTSLADALALHSDIFSELYVAMVRAGEAAGALETVLDRLADYSESQAELVRKVRGALTYPLIMMVVGTGIMGFLVTYVVPQVATVFTQNSSALPLATQLLVGFAAFLTTYWWLIGLGALAMVGGLSYYISTSNGRYRYDRLVLKCPYIGDTVTKVITARFARTLSTLLASGVQVLPAMDAVRLVVTNRLLADAVQKSRDSIREGHGMGQTLAASRLFPPMLVEMIRVGERSGELELMLERAAGAYEREVSASLAQMTTLLEPVMTIVMAGMIVFMILAVLLPIFQLNQIIQ